The genomic window CTACTGGTATAGTGTTCCCGCCTTGGGACGGGAACCAACATGCTGTTGTTACGAATATCAATAATTTAGATAGTAAAGTGTCAGCGGCAGCACACTGAATCTTCCCATGACCTTGACCTTGAACATGTCTGAACATGTTGAACAAAGTGCAACACCAACATCAGCATCAGCATTCCACTGTGCCATGCAAAAACTTCCCGACATCCCTGATCTTGTAAAAGTCTTCGTACACCACCTAGTGGCCAAGGGGGAAAACACAGCCACGTTGAATAACTCACGTCAACGGTGCGCGCGCAGTCATCGCCATTTTGAGTTACAGCCGCACTTTGCTGGCTGATGACTGTAAGGAGGCACGATTTCTTCGTTTCTGAAATATTTCTGCGCATTCAAAGCTATACTTACTGGATATATATTGTGAGGGATTTACTTCGCTCTAAGTATGGCTCACCGAAAtctaaaacaggtcaacattcaaaaCAACGCACCGTCGCCGAaacctcagcagcagcagcagtaccacCATCAGCAGCAGCACACAAAGCGCAACATGGACTCTTCAGGCATGGAGCGAAGGCCGAATGTTGCGGATGGGAAGACCCCACCACCAAAGCCGCCGCCGACGGCTGCCAGCCCTGCggcagagagggagggtggagccGTAGAGTCGCAGGAGATGACGCTGGATATAAAGAGTTTCAGGAGACCCGGGGAGAAAACCTTCACGCAGCGATGTAGGTTGTTCATCGGTAACCTCCCGACAGACCTCACGGAGGATGATTTCAAAAAGCTGTTTTCCAAGTATGGCGAGGCTAACGAGGTGTTTATCAACCGAGACCGAGGATTCGGCTTCATTCGACTGGTAAGACTGCGTTTTAGAGTAACGTTAATCAGTAATATCTAACTCCGTGGTGAAGGAAGCACCTTTTGAATGTTGGCGCTTAGGCCGCTATAGTATCGATAGCCATCTGTTTCCACTAGTTAGTTAGCTACGTCCGCCTGACCAGTTGTTAAGCCTACTCCCCCACCCGAAACCATTCATTACTTGATACGTTGGGTCCCTTTGAAACATACTTGACTAGATTTTATGGTAACACTATCTAGGTGGCAATTCTCATTAATCAATCAAGACTGCATAAAAAACGTTTGAAAGTTTGCTATCAATAGAGCCTAACCTTTGACCTGGTATTCTAGGAAACCAGGACGCTGGCGGAGATTGCCAAGGCAGAGTTGGACGGCACAGTGCTGGGGAACCGACCTATCCGGATCCGCTTCGCCACGCACGGCTCTGCCCTCACAGTGCGGAACCTTTCGCCCGTGGTCTCCAACGAGCTCCTCGAGGAGGCCTTCTCCGAGTTCGGCCCAGTCGAAAGGGCTATCGTTGTGGTGGACGACCGCGGAAGGCCCACTGGGAAGGGCTTCGTGGAGTTTGCCAACAAACCTTGTGCTCGTAAAGCCCTGGATCGCTGTGCTGACGGGGCGCTGCTGCTCACCACGTAAGACAACCAACGACTGCATTTACTTAGTTACCTGGTTTACGAAGTAACCCAAACCCACCAAATCAATTCCAAGCAGTGTTTGTGATAACTCCCACCTCACCGTGTTGTCTCCAGGTCTCCTCGGCCTGCCATAGTGGAACCCACCGAGCAGCTGGATGAAGAGGATGGACTCCCAGAGAAGTTGCTGGTGAAATCTGTACACTACCACAAGTACGTTATACACATGATCTCCTATTGGGAGTTTAACTCTCTGTACCAGGCTTGACAACGGGAGTTCTTTATCATAACCAGTATGAATTTGTTGATTTATTCACTTGCccgtcggtgtgtgtgtgtgcaccgtTCCACTTTCCTCATAGTCTCCCTGCAGGTCTTAATCCAGCCACTaacccctctcctccctgtctctccaggGAGAGGGAGCACCCCCCGCGGTTTGCCCAGCCGGGGACATTTGAGTTTGAGTACTCGTCCCGCTGGAAGGCCCTGGACGAGATGGAAAAGCAGCAGAGAGACCAGGTTGAGCGCAACATCCGAGAGGCCAAGGAGAAGCTGGAGCAAGAGATGGAGGCCGCCAAGCACGAGCATCAGCTCATGATGATGAGACAAGGTACACACACTCAGAGgaacctctcacacacactgaggaAGACGCTCACTTCTAAAGGACAAAGTTAACATGTTACCTTTTGTGTTGTGCACATATTCAACATTAGCAGACATAGCCATAGGCCTACTTCAAGTTGTCAGAAACTGTCACCTGTGAATACAAAAAAACATTAATACCAAGCCAACCCCTTTCTCTCAGACCTGATGTAATACCAAGCCAACCCCTTTCTCTCAGACCTGATGTAATACCAAGCCAACCCCTCCTCTCAGACCTGATGTAATACCAAGCCAACCCCTTTCTCTCAGACCTGATGTAATACCAAACAACTCCTCCTCTCAGACCTGATGTAATACCAAGCCAACCCCTTTCTCTCAGACCTGATGTAATACCAAGCCAACCCCTCCTCTTAGACCTGATGTAATACCAAGCCAACCCCTCTTAGACCTGATGTAATGCCAAGCCAACCCCTTTCTCTCAGACCTGATGTAATACCAAGCCAACCCCTTCTCTCAGACCTGATGTAATACCAAGCCAACCCCTTTCTCTCAGACCTGATGTAATACCAAGCCAACCCCTTTCTCTCAGACCTGATGTAATACCAAGCCAACCCCTTCTCTCAGACCTGATGTAATACCAAGCCAACCCCTTTCTCTCAGACCTGATGTAATACCAAGCCAACCCCTTTCTCTCAGACTGATGTAATACCAAGCCAACCCCTTTCTCTCAGACCTGATGTAATACCAAGCCAACCCCTTTCTCTCAGACCTGATGTAATACCAAGCCAACCCCTTTCTCTCAGACCTGATGTAATACCAAGCCAACTCCTCCTCTCAGACCTGATGTAATACCAAGCCAACCCCTCCTTTCAGACCTGATGTAATACCAAGCCAAACCCTTTCTCTCAGACCTGATGTAATACCAAGCCAAACCCTTTCTCTCAGACCTGATGTAATACCAAGCCAACCCTTTCTGTCAGACCTGATGTAATACCAATCCAACCCCTTTCTCTCAGACCTGATGTAATACCAAGCCAACCCCTTCTCTCAGACCTGATGTAATACCAAGCCAACCCCTCCTCTCAGACCCAATATAATACCAATCCAACCGCTTTCTCTCAGACCCAATGTAATACCAAAGCCCACCCCTCCTCTCAGACCTGATGTATTACCAAGCCAACCCCTCTCAAACCTGATGTAATACCAAGCCAACCCCTCCTCTCAGACCTGATGTAATACCAAGCCAACCCCTTTCTCTCAGACCTGATGTAATACCAAGCCAACCCATAtttctctctcatcttctctttCTCAGACCTGATGAGGCGTCAAGAGGAGCTGAGACGTCTGGAGGAGCTTCGCAACCAGGAGCTGCAGAAACGCAAGAATATAGAGAtgaggtacgtgtgtgtgtacctccCACTCTATTTTCTACTCATCACGAGGAGAGTCAGAAGTGTGTGTGTTAAACGTTCTCTCCTGTTTGTAGACATGAGGAGAGGCGTAGGCAGGAGGAGGAGATGATGCAGCGCCATCGAGAGCAGGAAGAGATGAGACGCCAACCGGACGGCTTCAAGCCAAACTATGCGGACACCGTGAGTTTACCGGACAgatacacaaacatgcacacacaaaggTCAGACCGGTTCACGCCTAACTTCATGAAGAGTGTGAGTACacttggagaacacacacacagccaacatAGACCTTcacatcagtacagtcagtaTCACTCATTTCTAGGTTTTTGAATACACAAACTATCACacttttttaaaaatgttgttCATTTCAGAGAAGCAGTGTTCACACACTTTCATTCACATGATTCTGCTGAGGGTCTGCGTTTTATATGGGGATTTTGAGAACATTCCCAGATATGATAGGGATAGGGATTTTTCGGGTCCATCGATCATGTTGGGTGCTGAGAAAAGATGCCTAACAGTCCTACCGCTCTACGTCACACTGATGATGATCAAGCATACTAGGGATGGGCACGGTTAATTAAATACCCGGATATCCGACCGAATGTTAGTATTCAATTACTTGAGTGTTATTTTTTaaagatatttatttatttatttagaccTATTTTAACGATGAAAAAGCTTTGTCTATATTACGTCATCCTTGTGACATTTTTATCTACAAAGAAATACCAGGATATTTGAAATTCTtaattgaattaaacaacaaaCCTTTGAATGTAGTTTCTATAGCGGTGTGTTGATCTACTGCTGGGTATTTAGCCCTCCAGGCTGCCCGACTCGGGAAGCCATTTTCCCCACTTCAAATAGCAATTACAGGCACTCCCTTGACAGAGTTTCCACAATACCTGACACAGATCAATGCAAAACACTCACCAGAACCTTTTTTGTAGCAGAATCAGTTCTATCACAGCGAAAATCAGACTTCTCTTTCGTTGTTGCTGTTAGCCAAACTACCGTAAACGCAGTATCTCCGCTGTTTACCTCTGccatgtgcatgtgcatgtgcatcGACTATCTGGAAAATATAAGTGATGATATTATTTGAATAGTAAAATAATTTTGACTACCCATTCCTAAAGCATCCCAGAATGCTGTCTTTTTCTTTTCAAATAGTGTCCCATATCACTATAGGAGCATATCTTTTCTAGGTAACTACAGATTAACATAGTGTACCGTAGTCCTGTGTGTGAAAGTCTAATATAAATGGATCTGGGTTGGTCTAGTTTAGGGTAGCCTACTACCTATTTAGTGCTATTTCTTATGTAAGTAGCATGTCACAATACCAACAGGGCTCTAGGTTTGGTTTTGGTATCTTCCAAAGACTTTAGCTTGAAAGACACAAACCTGATCTGAAATTGACCTCAAGCCGCTATTCTTTCTCCTTCTGACGGGACTGATGGGTGTAAGTAGTGCAGCGATTGCTCAACCTAACCCTCCAATGGGCTTAGGGTAGCAGCTGACGGCCACCATCTTGTTTACACCCATCTGGTCTTCAGATCAGCTAAAACCAAAAGAGAAAGGCCGAGGGGTTTTCATATTGGTTCATCGTTGTTTTACTGTGGTTTTCAGGGTGTATTTTTCTCACCAAACTGATGTCCAGCAGTAGCAGCCCTTCTAAGCAGTGTATCCACAATACTAGCCTCACAGCTAGTGACATAAAACACCATGTAGCTGTCCCACGTTATACGTACATCATCAATTCAAATGTCTGTTGTATTTACCTGGGTTTTCAACACCTATTTTACTAAAGTAGTATGGGAGAGGGACACCTGCTAGAACAAAATACTGCTCTATCTCTGCTGAGTTGTCTGAAGTAATCTAGATCCCGTAACCGACAGCTTGGCGTTCTTGTCGGAACGTTAAGAGGGGAGAGGCTAATGATTGACAGACACTTTCACCACTGCTCATTTGTGATGCTTGAGTGTGTTCCAGATGAGAGTAACTTCACTTCCAGAGAGAGTCCTCAGAATAGTTCTAAGGTTTTCCATGAAGGCGATAGGGTAACTTGAATGTTAATCTGTTAAAATTTTAACGGCATGTCTAGAAATGGCCACTGTGCAAATGCTGTGTCCTTTGGTATCTTCACTTTATCTAATCACTTGACAAAAACACAGGCAAAGAGTTGAGGAATCTGTCATCAGCTTTTTTTTAGGTGGATTTTAATGTCTTTCATTTTAAGGCCTACGTCTTGGTCCCAATTTTCAATACTTCAATAGTCTCCAGTCAACTTTTTCATCATTGCAACTCTGTGATCATGGGTTGGGAAACATACTGACGTTCTCAGGAAACATGCGTTTACCTACCTAGCCCTTAGTGCACCTGTATTACTGCATGCCTGTGGATGTGATGTGTCTTATGATGTTGCTGCATAATAACTTTTCTTCTCTGTTTCTATTGTGTGTTGAGAGGCCGTAGAGAAAGAGGACCGGCTGGAAATATCGTACAAAGCTCCCTCTGCTGTTACAGCCACCCTTACACTACTCTTAGCATGAACTCTTGCTCCTATGCAACAGTTACAACTCCTACAGCTTAACCCAAAACAACCCGCACAAGGATTAACATAGATCTATTGTCGTTACCCTTTACCATTAGTCTTGGGGGGAATGTTAGACTGGCGGCAATCTTAGAACATGCTCGCAAGCCTCACACGCATTTACAAACAACACGTATACCTAACACACTTTTTGTCTCCCtccttttacattttagtaatttagcagacgctctcttCCAGAGCGACTTAGTGCATTCATCGTAAGaaagctaggtgagacaaccacatatcggtcgtagtaagtacatttttcctcaattaAAGTAGTGATCAGCAatgtcagtgctagtaggaaaagatGAGTGCAAGTTTTAAAAAATTAATGATGCTCCATCCCCCAACTTACTGCGCAATCGACCGAGGAATGAAAACCAAAAGGGGTGGTTGAATAGAAGTCCATAAGACAAAGCTGAACTACAACTTAGAAGGCAGAAGTGTCTGGCAATAATATAACTTTTAAAGATCTATCAATTGGGCACCACTTTGTAATCAATGTGTCCCGTCATCCAGAGTGCCAAAGTTGTGTTCGTGTAAAACATACACAggattacagtacagtatatgtagGCCTACTATTAGTGGCACTAGCAAAAGTCCTCACTTTAAATATTGTTAAAAAAAACAGACTTATGGTTATTATGTAGCATGCTACTCCTCTAACACCGTTTCAGATAGAAGTACCATTCAAACTTTAAAATGTGTAGACTGGTCTGGATTAAGTTGCTTGCATACTGTTTTTTTCATAGCATATATGCCAATTTAAACCAAAAAAAACAAACAccaatttcaatcttgtctcatcgcaaATCCCCAACGGGCTctggaggcgaaggtcgagtcatgcgtcctctgaaacattaCCTGCCAAACCGCGCTTTttaacacccgccagcttaacccggaagccaggcgcaccaatgtgttggaggaaacaccgttcacctgacgaccacagtcagcctgcaggcgcccagcccaccacaaggagtcgctagagcgcgatgagccaaatGAAGCTCCCCCTGTCAAACACTCCCCCTAACCCGGACgttgctgggccaattgtgcgccgccctatgggattcccgatcacggccggttatgtgatacagcccgggatcgaacctgggtctgtagtgacacctctagcactacgatgtagtgccttagaccgctgcgccactcgggaggccctgcaTATATactttttaaattatttaactttttGTCCTTAAAAACTTTGGATAACAATGTGACTTTTTACACATCAGCTACTTTGACCACTTTCCCAGCAATTTAGACAAAACTTAGAGGACATGAAATATTGGTcttctctgctattcaaatcGGGAATGGAATTATCTTCTAA from Salvelinus namaycush isolate Seneca chromosome 40, SaNama_1.0, whole genome shotgun sequence includes these protein-coding regions:
- the LOC120033130 gene encoding paraspeckle component 1-like, which gives rise to MAHRNLKQVNIQNNAPSPKPQQQQQYHHQQQHTKRNMDSSGMERRPNVADGKTPPPKPPPTAASPAAEREGGAVESQEMTLDIKSFRRPGEKTFTQRCRLFIGNLPTDLTEDDFKKLFSKYGEANEVFINRDRGFGFIRLETRTLAEIAKAELDGTVLGNRPIRIRFATHGSALTVRNLSPVVSNELLEEAFSEFGPVERAIVVVDDRGRPTGKGFVEFANKPCARKALDRCADGALLLTTSPRPAIVEPTEQLDEEDGLPEKLLVKSVHYHKEREHPPRFAQPGTFEFEYSSRWKALDEMEKQQRDQVERNIREAKEKLEQEMEAAKHEHQLMMMRQDLMRRQEELRRLEELRNQELQKRKNIEMRHEERRRQEEEMMQRHREQEEMRRQPDGFKPNYADTREQEMRMGELGPRGAINMGDGFNPASVAGASVNQGPPQMMGIGISGRAGAMGPEGTPNMGAPNMMPDNGAMLRTDRFPQVAPNQIGSSPMIVRPGVESPQQQQAVGAGLMGAGLMGAGPGPAVGGPASFGRGIPVVGNYEGPNNKRRRY